The DNA window ATGTTCCTCAGCTTATTCATCGCTATGGGCTGTGAACTCATTCGTCATCGTGACTTCCGTAAAATGGCAGCTAGTATCCAAACCTTCTTTAAAGGTATGGGCGACCAATTTGCCAACACTGTAACATTGATCGTTGCAGGCGAAACATTCGCTTTCGGTTTAACTTCCTTGGGTATCGTAAAAGAATTCGTTGCAGCAATCCAAGGTCTTGCTATCTCTGCTGATGTAGTAGGCGTAATCGTATCTACAATCATTACAGGTCTAAGCATTGTAATGGGCTCTGGCGTTGCCTCTATGTTCGCATTTGCCCCTCTAGTTCCTAACTTTGCAGCTGATTTAGGTGGCAATGCTACAACAATCCTTCTTGGTATGCAAAATGCGGCTAGCGTAGGCCGTCTACTTAGCCCAATCAGTGCTGTTATGATCGCCGTAGCAGGTATCGCAAACATCTCCAGTTTCGACCTTGTAAAACGTACAAGCGTACCTGTCATCGTTACATTCATTACAAGTACAATTGCGATTTTGCTTATTCACTAATTGAAGTTAAGAAATTAATATCTTAATATGTAGATAAATTTGATTAGACCATAGAGGTCATAACTACAAATATAATACAATCTAGAGCTTTGAGGTTGTTCAACACATAGGCACGTTCTCAACGGTGTAGTATACTTATACTAATGAGAGAACGTGCCTATTGTTATTTGAGAGAGGTATTGTATGAAACTAAAAAGTACATTGTTGAGCCTAGCCATGGCGCTGGCTTTCACCATGCCTATTGATGCGGCGCAGTATAGTGTTCCTGAAGGCCAACCACCTGTACCAGGGGCTGATGCAAGTATTCCAGATACTGCATATCAGAACTATCGTTATGGTGAAGCTCTGAATGCTAATGCGAGTGCAATCATTTTAGCACGCAAGCACATATATGAAATGCTAGATAAACAGGTGCAAGAGAATAAAAGAAGTATCGAAGAAGCAGAACGATGGAAGAAAGTACATGATAAATCTATGGATATATCTGCTCATGAATCTACGGTTATCTTGCTGCACGAGGGTGACCATCGGGCTAAAATGACAGTGCCTATTGTTGTAACCAGAAGTTTTTATAAAGACGCTCATAAGAAAAATGAGGTGTCTTCTTTTGTCGCTGAAAGTAGTGTTGTTGCTGGTCTTGCTAGTTCCAGTGAAAGCTTTGTAGATGATGCAGCTTATAAATCTGCAAAACAAAAGGGGGCTTTTAATTACCCTGGTATTACGAAAGGGTATTGGAGTGTAACAGATAAATATTCTAGTGAGAATACACCTTTAATGATGGCTGCTGTTACGTTTGATAAACAACCGAACCACAATTATATGGCCATTCTTGGCAGTAAAAATCACCCAATTACCGATAAGATAGAGCGTACAATGGCTAATTTTGTCATTCCATCGCTACAGCCAGTAGATGATGTAGATCGTACCAGTGATGGTGCTACATGGGGGAATGTAACATATCGTGTGCCTAAGGGATTGCAGTTACAATCAGAAACAAAAGGTGGTCCACATATAGAAGGTCGTGTATATGTAGGTTCAGACATGAGGTTGGTTGTAACAAGAGGCCCTATACATAGTAAAGATCATCCAATGGTTGCGTACCCTAAACGTGTTTTTAAGGATATTATTTATAAAAACTCTACATTATTGTTACCAAATGTACCAATCCAATCGGCGATGGTGTTGAATAATGGTGTTCCTACGTATCTTATGGATCAATATAACCCTGGTAAGCAATCACGTATACTCCATTTGATACAAGATAATGAATACTCCTATGTTATGGTATTGATGTATAAAGAGGGTAAAGCTAAATACAATCATTTAGAGTTGCGCAATATGATGGAATACTTAGACTTTAAAAATGTTAACGAGTTAAGAAACTAGATAGAAAAAAGATAAAGACATAAGAAAAAGACCGTGCTTTTAGGTACGGTCTTTGCTGTATTTATCTATATATTCCTATTATTCGTTCCTTATTGTATCGCATATTAGTTCACTATATAATAATTGTAGGATAGTTAGACGAGGTTGGGCCTCTCTTCGTCATCGAAGGGAGGGATAAGCCTATGAGTGATTATGAAATAATCATGCTCTTATTACAGGTGATAACAGTAGTTATTGCCTTTGGGGCTTTAATAGCGCTTATTTGTCTCACAAAAGACAAATAGCCCTCCGTTGCCTAGTGTAACTAGATAACTGAAAGGCCATTTCTTCATGTTTTTGTGTAACTAGAGATGCGCCTGACGTTACGACTCGTCTGACTATCTTCTTATATTATATGGACAAAGTTGTATATCGTCAAATGGTGATAAATGAGTACCGTTTTATCGGTTTTATTTAGATATTTGAGCTCACATATATGATGTATAATAAATATAGTTTACATAATAGTGTATGAGGCTTAAGGAGAGGTATATGTTAAAACAATTCTTAGTGATGATGGCACTGACGCTAGCTTTCACCATGCCTAGCCAAGCGATTTCGATACAGGAGCTCAAGTCGTCACCGCAGTTTAAGGTAGTTTATGAGGTAACACCAGATGTTCCTAATGCTGACGAGCATACTACGTGGTATGTAGACACGAGTTCCATTGAGGTGCTAGAGTATGCGCCGCCTATGTATAAGATCAAGGCTACTGTGTACAATGCGTATCAGTCGCCGCGGAAACATGTCATTTTTAGTGATTCTTGGATTGTGTCCTATGATACTCGTTTGTCACTTGCAAGTCAGGTATATCGTGCGAAACAGGCGGGCGCTTCGTTGACGACGGTTATTGATGTGGCACAGACGAAAACAGGTATGACGGGCACTGAGGAACCATTGGGGGATTTCTCCTTTGACGGACAGTCGCTGCCGGTTCAGGTGAAAGCCTCAACTCGTGCTATTGTGCGCACGGCGCCGAATACAACGCGTTATGATATAGCAGATACGTTATTCTATGAAGCGTATCGTATGCATTTTGAGGATGTGGTGGTGAAATGAGGCCCATGATGAAAGTACTATATATAGCAATGGCGTTGGCGCTGTCTTGTGTAGTGCCTGCGCACAGCATGTCTATGCAGGAATTACAAAATACGAGCCGCTATGAAATGCTGCATGGCTTTGGTGAAAGCGGCAATGGTGATGGCACCTTTATAGATAAGGATTCCATCAAGACCTCTAACGGGCCGAATGGAACCAAACAAATCAACGTCACACAATATGTGCTCATGCCAGCGGGTGATACAATTCAAGAAAAACAGGTTCTTTACACCTTTGATACAAAACAATCCTTTGCTAATTTGATTAAGAAGGTGGATGCCCATCAATTAGGATCCTATAAATACCTATGGCTATCTAAACAAAAATACTCCGGCATAACATCGAGTGTTGTTGATTTCAAACAGTACCATGTAGATGGCACTCGATATGATGCACAAAGCGAAGCACAAGATAGACGCATGGCATCAGCCCCTGTAGACTTTGGATTTGCAGGATACCTCTTGGCAAACCGCTTATATGAACGTGTACATGGCGTACAATTTGACGATGTCGTTGTAAAATAAGAAAAACTCCTATTGGTTTAACCGATAGGAGTTTTGTATTTATCTATATATTTCTATTATTCGTTCCTTATTGTATCGTATATTAGTTCGTTCTATAATAGACTTAGAATAGTTAGACGAGGTTGGGCCTCTCTTCGTCATCGAAGGGAGGGAGAAGCCTATGAGTGATTATGAAATAATCATGCTCCTTTTACAAGTACTGGCTGTTGTCATTGCTTTTGGAGCATTGGTAGCCCTTATTTGCCTTACAAAAAGCAAATAGCCCTCCGTTACCGCATGGTAGCTAAGTAAACAGAAAGGCCATTTCCTAAGTATTTTGATTTTCGAGATGCGCCCGACGTTTCCACTCGCCTGACTATCTACCTATATTATAGTAAGGTTATGATATATCGTCAAATTGTGATGAATGTGTGTATGGCATATAATTTGATGATGTTGTTGTAAAATAAGAAACACTCCTATTGGCTTAGCCGATAGGAGTGTTCCTTTTAGTGTATTCGTTTATATGCTTCTTTTATATCATTCTTTTAAGTCGTCAGGAATTGCCGGTGGAGCCGGTGGTTTACCCATGGCTCTTTCAATGAATACCACAGCTACAAAGACGATGAGGCTGACGATGGAACCAAAGATGATGGACATAATGCCGTATGGGTTGCCCACGAATTCCCAGTACACGCCTGCGATGGAGCCGAGCACGATGGACCAAATACCAGCGCCAGCTGTTGCATTTTTCCAAGTGAGGCCTAGTAGGAATGCGGCGAATGGGCCAGCGGATCTCATGGTGAAAGCAAATACGAGCATCGGAATGATGGCTTTGCTTACGAGGGAGATAACGATGGCGATAATGCCGAGGAATAGCACGCATAGACGGCTATATCTCGTGAGCTGAGCATCGGTGAGGCTTTTACCAAAATGATGTTCTACAATATCCTTGGTAAATACAGTAGCGGCGCCTAATAGGTCGCCTGCGCCTGATGAAAGCGTGGCCGATACGACAGCGGCCATAACAAAGCCCGCCATTACTGGAGGCATGAGGTTAAGGGCAACCGTTGCCACCGCATTGTTCGCTTCGATATTCGGGAACTCGGCCAATGCTACGAGGCCTAAAACCGCAGGAACGAAGGCGAATAACGCCATGATAATACCACAAATGATAGAACCGAGAACGGCTGTTTTTTCGTCCTTCGCGGCAAAGTACCGTTGAACCGATTCTTGGCCGGTGGAGAAGGTCATGAAGTACATGATAATGAGGCCGATGATGGTTTTCCAACCAACCTTTGTGAAGCCTAGCTGTTCAGATGGTAATTTAGACACTACTGTTTCCCAGCCGCCCACATTGTGCAGTACGAACGGTACAGCAAGGGTAAAGCCCCCAACGAGAACGAAGAAGTGGATAACGTCTGTCATCGTTACGCTCCACATACCGCCGGACATGGTGTAAATTACGAGTACCGCGCCGCAGATGAGGATTGCTAGCTCTGTTGAAAGCCCGGTAAGAACGCTAATAATGGTTGCTGTAGCAGTAATCTGTACGCCTGCTAGGGTAATTGTTGCAAGCATAGAGAGAATCGACGTTATGAGATGGCTAGAGCCACCAAAGCGACGACCGATGATCTCCGGTACGGTCGTTGCCATGGCACGTCGTAACAGTGGTGCGATAAAAGCAACGAGAATAACCCCAATCCCTGCAGAGACTACGTACCAACCTGCAGATAAACCCCAAGAACCATACGCTTTCGCGGCTACACCAACGGTACTCCCGCCACCGATCTCTGTAGCTGCTAACGTGCCTGCCGTCATAAGAACCCCAATACGACGACCTGCGAGTAGATAGTCAGTACTATCTTTTACACGAATATGACAATACACGCCGACCAATAAATTCAGTAATAAATAGGCACAAACAATAACCCATATAATAGTTAAAGAGTCCATATGCCACCTCCTAAACTACAAACTAGTTAGAGACACATACTAAATCACCCTTACTACTTGCGGTGCATATATCAAGTATAGTTTAATTATCCATAAAAACTGGGGAAAATACAAAGAGGAGTTTCTTGCTACATTGGAGAATGTATATATATTAGGAAGTAAAATATAAAATTATTAATAATAGGCACAGTCTTGTTTGCATAGTATACTTATGCTAATAAGGTTGTGCTTATTTTATTGAGAGATAAGATTCATTTTTTGAGAGAGGTTTTTATGATTCAACGTATTTTGATGCTAGCCCTTGTGTTGCTGGCTTTCACCATGCCTACAGAGGCAATTACATATCAAGAGTTGAAGACGTCACCACAGTTTAAGTTGGTTCATACTCGATCGATGAATGGTTCTATGGAGAGTGGTGGCTTGTATATCTATTTGAACACGTATTCTATTGAGGCCCTTCGCTATGCACCGCCACAGTATTCTTTGCGCGGGACCTACTATGTTGTGATGGATACGTCTTATCAATCTACCATTGACGAGCGACAGCTCACTGTGGATTATGATACTAACTATTCGTTAGCGACCCTTATTCATTCGTCTCGTATAATGAATCCGAGTCCGTCTATGATAGCTTTAATTGAGGCTAGTGAAAGTAAGTCTGGTTTAGCTATGACAGAGGTAGATGTGGCGAAGTATACCTTTGATGGGGCGACGAAGCCAATGCATTATGTGAATGATACGCGTAAGTTCCCACTTAATCGTAATAACACTATTATGTATGATATAGCGGATGCTATATTTATGTCTGTGTATCAGCAGCATTTTGATGATGTTGTGGTGCAGTGAGGTAGATGATGAAACGTATATATTTATTTTCACTATGGTTATTAGGCTGTCTCATAGCACCGATGCAAGGACAAGCCGTATCACAGGCTGAATTACTAAACTCAGAGCGATTTGAACACATCGATTCGAGTGCTGACTCTGGACGAGGGGATGGAAAATATTTGGACCTTTCATCTGTTAAGTCTGTAACGGCACCGAATGGTCATCGTCGTATCGAAGCTAGCATTTATGTTTCCATGCCTGCTGCTAATATGATTCAAGGACTTTCAGTACAATACGATTACCAAATGGATCGTTCTTTGCGCCATTTGATTAATGCTCATGATAATAGTTTAAAACAAGGTGATAAGACGCCATATATCTCTATTTGGCGTGCAAAACAAGAAAACTCAGGTATCACTGGAACCGTTAATGATGGCGGTACCTATTACAATAATGGACAAATTCGCCAACAACGTGTGTATGCAGAAAACCTAAAAGCTATGATTCTACCTGCAGAATTTGGTGTCGAAAAATATAAACTGCCTAATTTGATGTATAAAAAAGCATATGGCATTGCCTATGATGATGAGCTGTGATAGCGTATGAATAGCACTAGAGTAGTTGAAACAGTGAATAAAGATAGATCGATAATAAAACTTGTTTTTAACATCTTGTTAAAGCTTGTTCTTTTACTGATTTGGGGAATCTCTATTTGGGGAATTTATACATTATTGTATGATCGATATGTATTAGAAGCATATCCATTAAGAGATTATCTTCCCGTGTTGATATTTTGCTTTGGGAATATTTGGGTTTTACCGTGTGTAATTTTGTGGTATGAGAAACTATCTCCTGCATTTAATAAACCTAATCTATATTATAGAGTGAAAGCTTGGTTCATTTCTTTAAAAGAACAATCTACCGTGGGTATGTGTGTATATAATTTTATGGATTTTTTTATAAAGTTATGTGTAGTAACGTATGGTACTATTGTTGTTATAGTTTGTTTTATTTCGGCTTTTGCTATATTAGTTCCGATTCTACTTGTGATTGCTGGACTGATACTTCGTTAGTTCTTAAAAGCTCCTAAACATTCATATTAGATTTCTGATATATTCTTAACTTATTTACATAATGCAAAAGCCAAGCTATTCATATTTAAAAATAGCTTGGCTTTTATTAGTGGAGCACTTGTAGCGCTTATTTGTCTCACAAAAGACAAATAGCCCTTCGTTATCTTAGATGATTCGATAACTGAAAGGCCATTTCTCAAGATTTTCTGTTTTAGAGATGCGCCTGACGGTACGACTCGTCTGACTATCTACTTATATTATAGGGATAAAGATATATATCGTCAAATTGAGATAAACCTTATAAATGCTAAATATATACGAAACCTACATATACTAAATTATAAAATTATTAATCATAGGCACAGCCTTGTTTGCATAGTATACTTATGCTAATAAGGTTGTGCTTATTTTGTTGTAATGTGAGAGAAGAAAAAGAGAGGATTTTATGTTACGTAAAAGTGTAATTATGATGGCTTTAGCAGCTGCTTTCACCATAAATGTAAGTGCTGTACAGATCGAAGTGCCAGCCGGACAACCGCCTATGCCTGGGGCAGACGCGAGTATTCCTGCTAATGCGTATGAGAATTATCGTCATATTAATGAAGTAGCGGAGCAGAATGCAGAGGACTATAGTGAATTTATAAAATCACAACCTGTAAATCCTACATCTGGGATGGATAAGTTGTATCGAGAACGCCCTGGTTTGGCTAAGGCGTTGGAGTTAGCAGATTACTCTCAATCCACGGTTGTATTGATTCATGAAGGGGATAAGAATATTCGATTGTCCATCCCAAATGTTAGCTTCCGTGGCGATACTGTTGAGTCTAAGTCTGGAAAGGGACCTTTATTTGCTGTTCGAAGTCTTAGTGCGTTTTTAGTGGTAGGCCCACCACATGGTAAAGAGCTCAATAAATATGCTGAAGAAGAAGGTAAATATAATTATCCAGGTTTGCAGAATGCATCTTGGAAGCTTATGTCCAACAATGCCCGTGTAATGTATACGGAGTTTACACCGAATGATTCAAAGACTACCTATGGGATTACGTATGGCGGTTGGGTTAATGCGGAAGATCCGTATCAAGATAAATCACCGGAAGTTGTGATGAGTAATTATATTATTCCATCCATAGAATCCTTGTCTGGATTAGATACTTATAGTCGTGTTGAGCATTGGGGTAATTTTAGTTATCGCGTTCCTAAGACTGCAAAGCTAGTGAGTGAGGCTGTAGAGAATAGTCAATATGATGTGAGAACCTATGAGGATACAGGTTCCAAGATACGTGTA is part of the Veillonella sp. genome and encodes:
- a CDS encoding sodium:solute symporter, with product MDSLTIIWVIVCAYLLLNLLVGVYCHIRVKDSTDYLLAGRRIGVLMTAGTLAATEIGGGSTVGVAAKAYGSWGLSAGWYVVSAGIGVILVAFIAPLLRRAMATTVPEIIGRRFGGSSHLITSILSMLATITLAGVQITATATIISVLTGLSTELAILICGAVLVIYTMSGGMWSVTMTDVIHFFVLVGGFTLAVPFVLHNVGGWETVVSKLPSEQLGFTKVGWKTIIGLIIMYFMTFSTGQESVQRYFAAKDEKTAVLGSIICGIIMALFAFVPAVLGLVALAEFPNIEANNAVATVALNLMPPVMAGFVMAAVVSATLSSGAGDLLGAATVFTKDIVEHHFGKSLTDAQLTRYSRLCVLFLGIIAIVISLVSKAIIPMLVFAFTMRSAGPFAAFLLGLTWKNATAGAGIWSIVLGSIAGVYWEFVGNPYGIMSIIFGSIVSLIVFVAVVFIERAMGKPPAPPAIPDDLKE